A stretch of DNA from Sugiyamaella lignohabitans strain CBS 10342 chromosome B, complete sequence:
AGTGTCCAGTGCCTAGACCAGTAAGCATCGAGATTTGATAAGTCATGTAGAGCAGTTCGGTTGCGAAGTTTATTTGTCTTTCGGTCCATTTCCAGCTGGCGGTTTTTGTATACAATCAGCTCAGTTTCTGGCTGGAGTGTTTGATTATGGTCGCTTGAATCACCTCCAGCATCCTCTGCTTTCTTTGAACTATCTCGTCGTTTTTTCTTCACTATAGCTCCAACGACTCCCAGACTCGGTCTACCCTTTGATTTACGCTTAGCTCTCACTTTCCGTGCCGGTTTACCTTTTAAATCTGGAGCCTGCTCGATATTGCTTGACCCAGACCCAGGACCGGCGACCTGATCCTCCCTTCGCAAGCTCTCATAAAGCCTGTCGAATTTGTGTTTCGTAGACAGCACAAATCTACCATCCACGCCATTACTATCCACACCCGAAACCTCTTCAAACACCCTCCTTACATCGGGGTTCATTTCTTGACAAACTTGCGGTTGATAAGTCAAGATCACATCTTGTTTACATGAAATATTAGGGTTTtgatgcagggtccagaaCTCggattgcctccggcggctggggctctgccccagaccccgttgctcctgctacgCAGGAGAAAGCTTGTGCCGTGGACAaaaatcgactcgagcgtagcgagaggagtaaccagggtctggggcggagccccagccgccggaggcagaatcGGGGCTTCGAGAGTGAGGGGAATTTCCGGTTTATTAACTGTGCTCGAACTCTTCGGGAAGAGGGTCGACTACGGGTTCAGAGCCAATGAGGCCATTGAATAATAAAGTACCGTACACAAGGAGACCGAAACCTACAAGCTGGAGGAAACGGAACTGTTCCCAGCCAATGAGAAGGGACACAATCCAGATTCCAAGGGTCCGGGATGTATCAATAGTGGATCTCGATGTGGCactgattttgtttgtaaCAGTGAGTCCGCAGATATTGAATATGGCCATGGAGAGCATGATCGAGAGTGAAATGAGCACCATGACACGATTACCCATGGCCTGCTTGACGCCCTCGGAAATATCAAAGATTTCGAGCTTTGGATTATGTCTGCCAAAAAGCGTATAGATCAAAGTTGATCCAATAATTACACTAGAGACTCCAAAGATACCTTCCCAGGCGACAACCTTGATGGGCTCTAAAGAGTACTTCTCAAGAATATGCTCTTCGACCACAAACTGAGAAGCAGTAAAAATCTGTGCGAACAGAATTAAAAGGACACCCAATACAACTTCCCAGCTAACAGAAGACTCAGCGGGTGATTGACCACCGCTTATATCTTCAGGAATAGAAGGCTTTTTGTCAAAAGCAGCACTCAATCCAACGAGGAAAACACCACAGCAAACACTGAACAGACCAATCCATTGCTTCCTCGTGATGCGATGTTTGAGAAATATGGTTGACAGAGATCCTACAAAAAGAACAACCGAACCTCTAGTCATCTGGTAGATAGAGACTGGAACCAACAGCAGTCCTACATTCATTAATGTGGTTGCCAGCAAATCCAGACTAGATGGAATTGCCAGAAGCAAAGTCCTGTAGCCTTCTAGTTTCTTGGTTCCGCTGCTAGTGACACTAGCGGCATCATCTACCGTCGTGTAACCTCGTCGGCTCTTACTGGCTTGATACTTCATGATCCAATACATCAACCACACCGAGGTCTCAGCAAAAAACATTTGCGCCGTCTGGAACACAGGCTGTTCGAAAagctttctcttcttagGATCTTTAGCATCACAATTACCCACACACTGCATGTCCTGTAACTTGGTCAGCAACGAATTAGAGCATCCCGAGACAAGCATGCCTACAACTAAGATGGGGATCTGGAATTCTGTTAGTTCAGCTTCCAAAGCCTGTTGAACAAATCAAACACCATTCTATAACTCTGAAATAATTGCAAACAATTCCTAGTATGCATATGCTCAATGCTTTTCAATTCGTGCCTAATTATCAGAGCAAAGTGCAAGTCTCCAACACCGAGAACTCTCATTTTCCTGATCGTAACCttgtcaattgacttgTTGATCAGATCGGAAGTCCCACGACAACTTACAATCCATCTCAGCAGGACTGTCGTGAAGCCCGCCAtaattgaattgaaaaatcaCAGAGAAACTctgatgaaaatgagtttaaaaataaataaataagatttGTAACCTTGTTTATTGGTGCCGTGGATCGGACTCCAGGGCCTCTTGTGAGGATGATGCAAGACGAGCGTTAACGGTTATGCATAGAGGGACCCACCCCAGGTCGAGTGAGCGAGTTCAGCATAGCCGCACCAATGATCCGGGGCGCGTATAAAAGATTTTCGTGACCAGGCAGGAACCTGTTTCCTTCCTCAACACACTGGAATGAGCTTTTACAGTTATTGTCAGAGCTAATATAATAATGCCACGCGTGCTGTGTCATTGTTTCAATTCCAGTGTTAGAGGAACCTTTGAGACGCTTTTTTCGCTAACGACATCTAAGATCTCACAGATGTAGTTTGATAGTAGTGAAGCGGACATTATCCAGTGATTTATTGCTGATGGTGCCTCGGTGGtacaggtgctgctgacgCCAAACTTCACAGACATGATTCAGTTTTAATGAAGTTACTGGTATTGTATAGTTATAGTTTTCAGCTCATGCTTTGGTTTACGTTACTGGCCCTGTAACGATATAACATgttaaaaaaaagcatCTAGTATGTGATATAATGTAGAAGACATCTTTTAGTATGTCATATAATGTAGAAAAATCATTTAATATGTGCTATAAATTATACGGTAGAATAATTTtatgataataaaaatgcTCCGGAACCTTCGTACATTGCCGTTTTGAGGCGCTCCTCAAGTACCTCCTTAGAGCTGTAGTTAGGAAGTTTTAGGTAATTGGCGCATGTCATAACACTTGGAAGATAGTCGTCCCTGCTGAATGGTTCCTCGTTTTGTTTCCAAACGACTGTGAAGACAGGGTTTAACGCTCTAAATCCTCCAATGGGCAAATTGGGGCTACCAGTCATAAATTGTAAAAATGCCCTGCGCTCCTGTGGGTTAAATGATGTCATTACTTCTAATAGTTCTCTAATGATCTTGCTGCCCTTCGTATATCCATGGTCAGCTTTGATACTTTCATAAAGGGTTTCGTAAGACCAGTCCTCTTCACCCTGTCCACATAGAACAGCAAGCTCCTGTGGTGAAAAAGCGTTGAGGGCTGAATATGGAAAAACTTCAGAGAATCCGGTTTGGAATTGCTCGATTTGTTTAGAAATACCCGATCCAATAGTCATATCCACCACAAGATCAAGATACTCATTGACATTATCAATCGTAACGGGAATATGTGATCCATCTTCTATTAGATTGATGTCTGGATAGCCAGGAAGTGTGAAATCCAAAGCCAGGTCTTCAATCAACACTTGTATAGACTCTTCTGCTTCCTGCTCTGTACTGACGGTATCCTTTTCTTGGCGCTGTTTCCGAGCAGCTCTCtcaatcatcaacaacgaATTACCGAGCTGCTTGTCTACTGCTGAAACCATGCTTATACTAGGCTTCAAACCTGAATTGCTTCGTGATAATGCAAAGAATATTGGGTTCAGATTAATATCAATTATTCTCGAATCCAATAGTGCTCGTGCAATAAACGTTCCTAGAGTCTTAAAAAGTTGCAGTACTTTGCGGCTATTTGTGTTCTCTAGCTGGTGCTTACTTAGAGGTGCTGGAAACAGTCCTTGGTTACCGAACACATAATCACTGTCCTTGTGACTGTCGCCCTCACGCCacattttgtttttcttgagTGAAAATTCTTTAGATACCGAGCTGTAGAACTCTAAAGTAGGTCCTAAGCCTGTTCCTACTTCATCAAAAAACTCCACCTCTAAGATATTGGGCGATGAACCGCACAAATTCATAACTTTGATTGCGCTATGCAAAATATGATTTCTCGAAACACGAACTTTCTGGCGCACCAATCTTCCCATTGGCAGTCTATCATTTCGTGAATCATTACCATCTTCGCCGTTACGATTTGCTGACTGCCACCTGTTCATGGACCGAGAGTACCCAAATGAAGTCGATTGCAAGAACGTGTAGCGGGTATCAAATGGAAATAAGAATGGGTACAACCTAGTGGAATCAACCATCCACGGAGGAATTATAGCACTAGCTATAACCAGAGGTTCTTCAAGCTGACGATTCAACTTTGCAGTTAACTTAGAGTTCAAAAATTTGGAGTCGCTAATCTTGGTAAAATGAAGTGGGGGAATTCCCTGCGACGTGTAAGATAAAGCCAATGAGTCTTGTAATATATCCTCACCGTTAGAATTCAACATAAAAAAGATGCTTAGAAGTCGAATTGCAATGGCAGTTGTCTCGCTATTACCAAATGAAGTAGGAAGTTGACTAAAGGGATTCAGTTCCTCGGCCTCTACCTCATCTTTTGGTTCAGTCTTAGGAGCAGGACCCGGCACTTTACTGAAATTAATTGTGAAGGTGTCTGTCCAAATATTATTCGGGAACGACTTGTTTCTGTATTGTGATGATTGAGACAATCCTGATCTTACAGCAGACTGGCCTGATAAAGCCTGAGATTTTGGCTTAGCTTCTAGGCTTTTGTAAATAGCACCTACTATAGTGCCATCCATAGGAATACTTTCTCCGTCCAAAGAAAACTCGAGATGCCATTCATCCCTAGACGCCGCGAGTTTCGATTGCCATCTATGAAATGGCGAGCTATGCTCTCGGTCTTCCTTATCGTTGCTCTGCTCTTGTTTTTCATCGGGATCGACATCCTGTAAgtcctcgtcctcgtcttcttccaaGGTAGACGACTCCTGTTCGATAGTTCTGCCAGATAAGAGCATGTTCAATGCCAGTTTAGATCGAAAAAAATCATCTACAACCTTGAAAGTAGCAATTGCCTGTATGGATAAAACAAGGTTTCTAAGCTTCTTCGGAATTTCAATCCCATTTTCAGCCACAAGCTTGATCCGCACCTGACGAGCAAGAGAGCTAGCAGGTGTCGCTTTAGAGCCATCACCAATACCACTAGtgataatttcaaaatgCTCAGACCGACCTAGAACTTCATGTAGGTGATCTAACAGAATTTCAAAACGACTGGTATCCTTTCCTGTCATAAATATCTTGATAAACTTTGATCTGGCCAAAAGaacatcttcttccgaACCCGAAACAAGAGATTCAAGTAGTGCTTTCAGAACGCCAGAATGAATCATTTCGAAACTGGAGATACCGGGAATTATTTCGTATAATGACTCTAGGGCAGCGTCAAGATTCTGACTAGATTCCAACCCAGTCGTGATTTGCTTCAACTGTGATAAAAGCTGGGCTGCCTCATCCTCATATCCAGCCGAATCAACTGCTCCTGCATCATACGCATTTTGAAGGTATCTGGCGTTATAAATCATTAGCTCTGATAAATCCGACTCGAATCCAAGTGATTGACTGGAGCCAGGTGCAAAAAAGTCACCCAAACGAACCGCTCTGAATTCTCCATAATTCGCATTATGAATCTCGCtgtcatcttcttcatcttcctcttcttcctcatcaccATCCTCATCACCACCTTCACTCTCGTTCttatcatcgtcatcatgCTCATCATTGTCCCGATCAGCATGATCATAGCTATCTGCATGAATACTATCGTTTTGTGggtcatcatcttcactatcTTGATCCATTTTGTCAGTCTTGGAATCGGTGTCtttctcatcttcagcaagcACTAAACCCTCACCTCCATGTTCTTGTTCCAAAATTGTAGCCACTTCTGACATAATACCAAGTCTATAGAAACTTGATCGATACACTTCTGGCAGTTTTTCCAATAAAACAATTCCAATTTCCAATGCACCAACTATCAGCGATGGGAACTCGGGCTGAGAGAATATAGAACagagaagagaagcaaGCTCTTGCTTTTCCAAGACAAGACGCAATGAAGAAGGGTCTAAGATTGATACTATCTTCAGAAGGCACTGTAGATCAACTCGTCGAACATTGATGTCAATGGATGATGAATAGACGTCAAGCAACAGAGAGGTCATTGTACGGCAAAAGTGAATTACATCTGGCAAGCATTCCTCACTGAGAAGCTTATCTTGACGTTCTATGGACTCTCTTGTCCTATCCTCCGACCGATACAGCAGACGGTATGGACCTGAAAACTTGCATCCTTCTCTTGGCTGTGGTTGAGGTAACATTTCTGATACAATAGACAGAGAGGTAATCATAAGATCTCTACTGGAATGGATCAAAGATTGAATAATAGACGTATTATCTTTTTTAAGCGAGTCCGAACCATCAAACATAGGCGTATGATGCGTCAAGATTTGATAAATGGTATCGCCAATCTTTTCATGAATCATAACAGCAGTCAGACTAGTCAAGTTTCTTGCCAGAATACCAATTACTTTCAGAAGTTTAAATCTAGTTCCTTGTGAACTGGAAACTGAAGGATTGAGCAGAGCCAGGATTTTACCTAGCAAATCGGCACTGACAAGCTCTTTCAGTTCCTTGCTCTGATATCTGAAACTTTCGACAATCTCACACACACAAAGACAGGCCTTCTCCGACACCACTGAATCAGGATTAGACAGGACGTTTTCTAATATTGGCATGACATCTCGTACGAATGAAAAGGCATTATGTGGGACATTCAAACAGCAGTTAGCAGCAGTCCTTAAGGCAGTCCTTTGTACATGCACTGAAAAGAAATCGAGATATGTCAGGCACGCAGCCAAACCACCCTCCCGGACCACTGCAGTAGGAAACTCTTCAGATATTTTCTCCAACGTCTAAAAAAAACTAGTTAGTAAAGCAGGGAAAATTGCTCTCGGCTGAGCGTTACTGTCACAACCACGACAGTTTCGCAAATGGTCTCGAAAAAAAAGCTGAAGGACCAGAACAGAAACCCTTCATCAATTATCACTTACTGCTAGGGCTTGTTCAGCAACATCAATGTACTGAATTTCGAGTAGCTTTTGACATAAAACTTGAATGCAGTCGGTTTGAACAATGGAGGACACTGACGACGGTAAGACCTCAATAAGGTTTGCAATATCACGACAAGCTAACAGCACGATTTCGGGACTGTCCTCATATATAGGCTCGTTCAGAATACGGACAAGCTCACGAACACATTCATCAGTGGGAAAATAGCCAATCAAAGAGTCTTCCGTGGATATTAGTAGATTATCTGCTAACTCTTGCAAACCCATAAGAACTGCACTGGGGTCTCCATGATCTTTGATTGCATTCAAAATAGGGCGTACTCGTGTGCTGAATCCCGACATCATAAGTCCCTCAGATAGATAGTCCAAGAGGTGTCGGCGACTACGCCGTGATatctcatcgtcatcgtcttcattgtcatcctcctcatcctGGTGAGGATGTTCATTATCGTCGTCGttgtcttcatcatcgtcgtcgtcgtcgtcatcatcgtcgtcatcatcgttatcatcatcgtcatcgtcatcctcgtcatgatgataatgatgatgctCGTACTCTatatcatcgtcgtcgtcgtcaacGTCATCATCGCCTTCATCCGCATATGCTTGAATATTGCTATGGTCTTCATCCTCCTCATGCAAAAATACTccaacatcatcatcacccCGAAAACCAGCGACACTACCACTTCCTTCTACTCGACTTTGTCGACGGCGATAACGATGACCAGATGGACGACTAAGGTCAACCTGATCTTGTTCATCCGAGTCATCGCCATCATCGTTGTCAATAACCATTCTACTGTCGCTGACCATGAACTCATCTCCATCCTCGTCCTGTTTACTACTACTGTTCTGATTGAAAAACTCATTCAGCTTCGAAATTGCAGCACCAGCTTGGTCACTACTTGATCCGGGAGTAGACGAACCCCTACTACCATGCCTCCTCGAAGATGCGGTTATATTCACTTGTTTAGAAGACTCACGGTCTTTGCTCTCACCATAATCTGGTTTTCTCGGCATAACGGGCAATGATCTATAATACTAGTTAGTTAGAATCCACTAACCATCTTACAAGTTTTAAACACTTGGTCTCATATCCCAATGTTGAACCAGGATATTTGTGGCGCCACAGTCTGACATGTCCAAAATCACATcgcaaataaaaaagagatGCATAACTGAGTAAGGcaatttttaaaattgaCACTTTGGAGTTTCAAATTGTGACAAATATGGGGCAAAACTTACCTAGCTATACCGGTTATATCCGGCTATAAATCAGAATGTACTGTACCTTCCAAGCACTTCTAGCTGACTAGACGAGTCAGCCTATCCTCAACTTTTGGAAGTTTACAAACTTGATGACAAGACTCTGGAACCTGCTTGAAACTGATCACTGCCTCGAAATCAATGATTATGACGTCTTGTAGTCGAGTCTTTGGCAACGGCTACCGAACCGGGAATGAATCAGTCAGCAATAGCCACAAATATTATCCTGCCTGGGTAatgcaataaaaaaagGTAGATACTAAACTTGAAGTatccaataaatatattcgTATGCCTGAGTTATCTCTGAAGTGGCAAGTCAATAATGCAATAGACGCTCTGAAAGATAACGGCTCTGTAATGTAATGTTCTAACAGGTGGGACACAGTGGAAATCTCTTGTCACTTGGTTGAGTCTGTTTAATACAGGATTCTAGCTTCCAATCACAAAGTCAATCAATATCCTTCTCGTGACAAATATAAGTAAAATCTCTCTTTATTAAGACCAGTTACTGTGACTTGTAGTAATACCGGACTACTCAGGAAACCCGCTAGTGTTTTGgaaggctgctgctgtttaAGTTCAGGGTAGGATGCTGGGGTAGCCGTATCCACTACAGGGCTGCACCGCAGCGGTACAGCATTATCTCCAGATTATACCgctcagcagctgctaaagTACCGACCGATACAGCCGTTTCTGGGGCTGGCACTTCCGACTTACAAACTTATTTGAGAACTGTTAGGAGAGGAGATATTATAAATCCTTTACAATTTATATGTTCAAATAGTTCAGCCTCCAGTGGCACTAGGACTTCACCCCAGATCTCTCTTCCTGTAGCTTTGCTTGATACATCGTTGCTATAGCTCAATTATGTTCTATTTGTTTGATCTTGTTTGATCCAGCCAACCTACATGTTATGGACAAATGGTGACTAAAATAATAACTAGTAATGATCACGTAACACATGATAACGTAACACAATATATTAAAAACTCcatagaataaataaacgaCAAGTAAAGGCCCCACAAATGACAAATGACAGTGGTTTTATTACCACGGCATAGAGTTGTTGATCCAGCCAAAGCAaattaattataaaataaataccaagtaaaaaaaaagatctATCCGGAAGGTTAACGAGTAGTAGGTGTACAATTAGCTTTCTTCTAACAGGGCCTGGACATAGTTATCCAGCTCTACGAAATTAAATCCGAGATTCTCCTCAGTACCAATAAAGGCAGGCAGTGGAAGGACTTGATTGAAAGTCTGTTCGCTTTCAATCGCTTCCACTAAACTCATATCAGGAAAGTTGAATAGAGCGTCTATGGATGGAAATAGGTTTTCTGGCAAATGACGTTTCATGTGTTCCTTGATCAAAAGCAGACACCTGGTTATACCTTGTAGAGAGGGGTTATCGCTTAAAGTGCGAATAAAAAACTCGAGACTGGGCGTTATGCCGCAATTAGTAACAGCAATCTCATGAATTCGTATCGTGGCCGCAATATAGATACAATAAACATTGCTGTAGGAAAAAGTGTAATTGAATTGGATGAATAGCCGTAGAAGATCCTCTATAGCCTTTGCTGCAGCTAGACAACGTCTAAAGTCGGCACTATTCGAAGCCTTGGATGATGGAGATAAGAAAGGGCGTAGATACAGAATAACCACTGCATGGTAAAGAAAATTCATGCTGATAACATGTGGAGGAGATCTATCGGCAGTATAACCGTCACGCAGAACATTCAGATGATCAGGCAGCGAGTTCCAGAAATGTTCAAGTCGTTGATTAATCTGATTGAACTGTTCAACACTAATGTATTTACAGTTATTAGATGACCGTGCTCGTATAGACTCGTCGAAACTATTAGAGGGATTGGCATAAATAAGGACCATGATATCTGAAATTATCATTGACAACTTGCACACGCAGAAAAAGCACGAAATGGCGTAGCTGGGCCGTTTTGAATCCGACCACTCTTCTGTTTCCGAAGCTGTATCCACTTTAGTTTGAGTTAGTACTATAGAGACTGGAAAGACAGATGCTCGAGCAACGCTCCTCGAGGCACGCTGCTCACTAAAAGAACTTACAGAATTCCAGAGGCATATCTGGATGAACTGAAGGAAATGTTGGCATTCGACCCATATATAGAGATATGAGCTTATCCCACAAATAACTGCTCCACCAGAGACGTTGACGCATTTCGTATTCTTCTGGGTAGTAAGCCAAACGCTTGAGGTTCTCTGCTGGATGATGCACTCCTAAATCAACCACCATCCTAAAAGCGATACCACTATAAGTCCATGCTAGTGATGTCTTGCCATATACCATGTCGTGGATCGACTGTAGAAGGAATGCATTAGCAGTTGCAAGAGTTGCTTCTTGCGTAATAGACATAGCCAGTTGTGTTTGGATATCTTCTCGGAAGTCCTTAAGGTATTTAAGATTTGTCTCCAGTGTCTCAGGACGCAAGAATCTGAATCCTAAATAACATGATACTTTGAATAGCGCATCATTATATAATTGTGATGGTCCATTGATCAGGCCATCAGTCAGACTGGGAAAATGTGGAAGCATGTAGCATGGATAAACCAGATCCACAGCATTCTGAATGAGCTCACGAAGAAGCTTCCCATCTTTACGTACTGATAATAGCTCGTGTAACCTTTGCAGATGCGTCCTTGACCGTGCTTCGAACTTGGTTCTGGCTGCTTGTTTATACTCTGACATCTCTTGAGACTCGTATACTGGCACATGGCCAATGGCGGTTGTGGAATTACTGCCATTGATCAGTAATTTTATTACTTCTGGAGCATCTTTTCGAGGTACATAACTTTGAAGTGGTGGTGTCGCATATATACATTCGATCCCTGACTTATTGCATGCTTTACATTTGGGGTATACTCCATCACAGCGGATCTTTTTACGCCGGCAACTTGCACAAGCTCTACTGAGTCGTTTCGACATTCTGTGGATCTACTCAACAGGTCGGTCGGTTCCCCCGTTTATATTTCTTCGGCCGCGGGTCCAGTCCGAACCATACAATAGAAATGCCAAGCAAGCTTGTTCCGAGACGCAATCGGATATTTCGTCGCCGCATACATCTCTTTTCGGATTTACCGTTGGCGAACCTTTCGGCTAATCCGTTATTGTCCCTGGATTCGTATCTCGGAAACATTTATAAAAGCTAATGACAAGGAGTTAATCAGCGAGACTTTCTTTCAACGTAGGAAAAATTAAACACGTTGTCATggctccaccacctcctaaTGGTGGGATCTTGGCGTGGAATCAGGTAATTGGCGGGTTCTTAATCACATTCAGTTCATGGGGCTTCATAAATGCTTTCGGCGAATTCCAAACATACTACAGTCAACATACACTCTCCAATCTACCAGATTCTACAATATCATGGATAGGTTCCTTGGAAGTATTTACGGTTCTAGGAGCCAGTGTCATCCCTGGTCGTCTTGTTGATGCGGGTCACGTGAAACCCTGTCTATGGGGCGGAACGGTCATTTGTGTATTTGCTATCATGATGACTAGTCTTTGCAAAGAGTTCTGGCAATTTGTCCTCGCTCAGGGGATTCTCGTAGCTGTCGGCTGTTCTGCTATGTATACTGCTAGTCTCAGTGTTGTAGCTTCTTACTTTACGACAATGCGATCTTTAGCGCTCGGAATAGCTGCAGCTGGAAGGTAAGTAGTCGGACTGCCCAGTGGGGACAGCCCATTCTCTCGAAGACTGGGGCAAATATCTGAAATATGCTTTTTAAATAAAGCTTGTCCTTCAGTTCTGTAAGTCAGAGCTCGTAGTCAACGCTGATAATGCAAGTAGTGCATACTGCTGCAGAAGACTCCGCATGTTGATAACAATTCAGCAGAAGGAGATATACTAACGTATAGTTCTGTGGGAGGTATTATTGTTCCTATTATGGTCAATAAAATTTCTCCAAAATTAGGACTGCCATGGGCAACCAGAATTATTGGCTTTACAATGCTTGCGATGTGTGTAACAGCTTGCGTCATGCTGAAGCCAAGACTTGAACCACGGAAGTCGGGCCCCTTGATAGACTATGCTTCGTTCAAAGATTTTCCATTTATCTTTGCAACCttggcattttttttcggATATATGGGAATGTATATTCCAATTTACTATATTCAGAACTATGCTCTCAAGATTAACGTTGATCAAAACCTGGCCATGTATTTCGTTACCATTTTGAACGCCGGATCAACTTTAGGAAGAATTCTTCCCAGTTACGTTGCTGATAAAGTTGGGCCACTTAATGCACTTTTCCCTTGTATGGTTATAGCAACCCTACTTATATATTGCTGGATCGCAATAAAAAACCGTTCAGGGCTCATTGCATTTGCAGTCCTAGATGGATTCTTCACTGGAACTTTTGTATCATTACCACCGGCATGTATATCGTACCTCACGCCCGATATGAGTTTAATTGGTACCAGAATCGGCatgtctttttttgttgctgCCTTTGGTGCATTAGCTGGTGCTCCTGTTGCAGGAGCTCTTTTGACTCGAGACCACGGGAATTATCTATATGCACAGCTTTTCTCCGGTACCTGCATGGCTCTGTGCAGCTCATGCGTGTTAGCGTCCATTTTGGCTAACAGGATTCGGCCGCCGGCTAGGCCAGTCTCTCCCCAAGACACTGAAGCTGATCCGAAACTTAATGAAATTGGTAATGAAGAGGAGAATGATTATTTCAATAAAGTCAGCGCTTCAGAAATACctgttgctgatggtcAAAAGTCAGAGTAATTAATGCGATTTAATGGATTTTTTTAGTATGCACAATATATGTATTGCTATGTAAAGATGATCAGTCCCTTGCGTT
This window harbors:
- the UFD4 gene encoding putative ubiquitin-protein ligase UFD4 (Ubiquitin-protein ligase (E3); interacts with Rpt4p and Rpt6p, two subunits of the 19S particle of the 26S proteasome; cytoplasmic E3 involved in the degradation of ubiquitin fusion proteins; relative distribution to the nucleus increases upon DNA replication stress; GO_component: GO:0005737 - cytoplasm [Evidence IPI] [PMID 10688918]; GO_component: GO:0005737 - cytoplasm [Evidence IDA] [PMID 22842922]; GO_component: GO:0005739 - mitochondrion [Evidence IDA] [PMID 14576278]; GO_component: GO:0005739 - mitochondrion [Evidence IDA] [PMID 16823961]; GO_component: GO:0005634 - nucleus [Evidence IDA] [PMID 22842922]; GO_function: GO:0016874 - ligase activity [Evidence IEA]; GO_function: GO:0004842 - ubiquitin-protein transferase activity [Evidence IBA,IEA]; GO_function: GO:0004842 - ubiquitin-protein transferase activity [Evidence TAS] [PMID 8982460]; GO_process: GO:0010994 - free ubiquitin chain polymerization [Evidence IMP] [PMID 22497224]; GO_process: GO:0006513 - protein monoubiquitination [Evidence TAS] [PMID 8982460]; GO_process: GO:0000209 - protein polyubiquitination [Evidence TAS] [PMID 8982460]; GO_process: GO:0042787 - protein ubiquitination involved in ubiquitin-dependent protein catabolic process [Evidence IBA]), translated to MPRKPDYGESKDRESSKQVNITASSRRHGSRGSSTPGSSSDQAGAAISKLNEFFNQNSSSKQDEDGDEFMVSDSRMVIDNDDGDDSDEQDQVDLSRPSGHRYRRRQSRVEGSGSVAGFRGDDDVGVFLHEEDEDHSNIQAYADEGDDDVDDDDDDIEYEHHHYHHDEDDDDDDDNDDDDDDDDDDDDDEDNDDDNEHPHQDEEDDNEDDDDEISRRSRRHLLDYLSEGLMMSGFSTRVRPILNAIKDHGDPSAVLMGLQELADNLLISTEDSLIGYFPTDECVRELVRILNEPIYEDSPEIVLLACRDIANLIEVLPSSVSSIVQTDCIQVLCQKLLEIQYIDVAEQALAVSDN